From the Lathyrus oleraceus cultivar Zhongwan6 chromosome 4, CAAS_Psat_ZW6_1.0, whole genome shotgun sequence genome, one window contains:
- the LOC127136517 gene encoding uncharacterized protein LOC127136517: protein MDISYAISKDEPPTITDESTPAAITLYERWERSNRLSVMFIKTKVTGGIRGSVDQHENVCDLLKAIDDQFVTSEKDLASTLIMKFSSYPLINVKGVCEHIMKMRDISAQLKKLEVDMYDSFLVHYILNSLPSEYGSFKISYNTHKDK from the coding sequence ATGGACATATCTTATGCTATTAGCAAAGACGAACCACCTACAATTACAGACGAAAGTACTCCAGCTGCAATCACATTATATGAGCGGTGGGAGAGATCCAATCGACTCAGTGTGATGTTCATTAAGACTAAGGTCACGGGTGGAATACGTGGTTCTGTCGATCAACATGAGAATGTCTGTGATTTGCTGAAAGCCATTGACGATCAATTCGTCACTTCTGAAAAGGATTTGGCAAGCACATTAATTATGAAATTTTCCTCCTACCCACTCATCAATGTGAAAGGTGTGTGTGAGCACATAATGAAAATGCGTGATATTTCAGCTCAACTTAAGAAACTTGAGGTTGATATGTATGACTCCTTCCTGGTGCACTATATTCTGAACTCTCTTCCATCTGAGTATGGGTCTTTCAAGATCTCTTACAATACACATAAAGATAAATAG